TAGATGATAAAAGAAAGGTAAATATCGTTTTAACAGATAAGAGTTATGAAGTATTAAAAGAGAATCCATCATTACTACAAGAGGAGTTTACAAGTAAACTAGAACAACTTGAAGAGTGGGAAAGAAATATGATTCTATCAAATTTACAAAGATTAGCATCTATGATGAATGCAAACGAGATAAACTCGCCACCAGTACTAGTTAGTGGTTCAATAGATGCAACCTCTAATGTTGTAAATGCCTATCTAAAGGATTAAACCTATTTAGTCTATTAGTAATAAAATAGACTAATAATATAAAGATAGAATAGCCTAACAGGG
Above is a genomic segment from Thiospirochaeta perfilievii containing:
- a CDS encoding MarR family winged helix-turn-helix transcriptional regulator, translated to MGSTENTDLVVSTLRQIIRVIDLQSKKLVKSYGLTGPQLLVLKEIKKNKNQQISVIAKNVSLSQATVTSILDRLEQQNFAKRVRSLDDKRKVNIVLTDKSYEVLKENPSLLQEEFTSKLEQLEEWERNMILSNLQRLASMMNANEINSPPVLVSGSIDATSNVVNAYLKD